CCGACGGTGAGATTGTAAAAGAAGTGATCCCGCATATTGGGTACCTGCACCGCTGTTTTGAAAAACACGCAGAATCACTCACCTATCAGCAAACCATTCCGTTTACAGATCGCCTGGATTACCTGGCCTCCATGAATAACAGCCACATTTGGGTAATGGGTGTAGAAAAGATGTTGGGTATTGATAAGGAGATTCCGAAACGTATTGAATACATCCGCGTGCTGGTTTGCGAGCTGAACCGTATAGCATCGCACCTGATAGCTATTGGTACTTATGGTATTGATATCGGTGCGTTTACGCCGTTCCTATGGTGTTTCCGTGATCGTGAACATATTATGGGGATGCTGGAATGGGCATCGGGCTCACGTATGCTGTATAATTACATCTGGGTGGGCGGCCTATTTTATGATTTACCGGTAGGCTTTGAAGAACGCTGTCGCGAGTTTATAGATTACTTCAAACCCAAAATGGTGGAGCTGAACGGCCTACTCACCAATAACGAGATATTTATCAAGCGTACCGCCAATGTAGGCGTGTTGCCAATGGACGTTGCCATTAACTACGGTTGCTCCGGTCCAATGCTACGTGGCTCTGGCCTAAAGTGGGATTTGCGCCGCATTGATGGTTATTCAGTTTACCCTGAACTGGAGTTTGATGTACCGATAGGCAAAGGGGAAATGGGTGCCCTGGGCGATTGCTGGGACCGATACAAAGTACGCGTAGAAGAAATAGAACAATCGGTCCACATTGTAGAGCAATGTCTTGACCGTTTGCAGAAGGAACTAAAACGCACACCTGATTTTGACCCTCGCGCCAAGATGCCTAAAAAGCTCGTGCCAAAACCGCAGGACTATTATGTACGCGGCGAAGGTGCCAAGGGCGAACTGGGCTTCTATTTTATGCACCAGAAAAATGAAGAAGGCCGCGATACGGAAATACCGTTCCGCGTAAAATCACGCGGGCCAAGCTTCTGTAACTTGTCTGTTCTACCCGCCATATCAAAGAATGTAATGATAGCGGATTTGATTGCTATTATTGGTTCGATTGATTTTGTATTAGGGGAAGTGGATAGGTAGGTTTAGTCTTACCTCACCCCGATGTCATTTCGATGAGCACGAGCGGGGGCTGGAGCGTAAGCGCGCAAGAGAAATCTTGTACATGCGATATCCCATCAATCGGCTTATCGCCTTGATAAGATTTCTCCCGTTGGTCAAAATGACATGGATTATAAATGAGAAAAGGCGCCAATTGGCGCCTTTTCTCATTTATAAAAGAAATCTCTTAATAAACCCTCACCATAAACACATAGTTCTGCAGCTTTTTGATTTGCTGAACGCGGTTCAGGTTTGATAGGGTATTTTTGTTACTCATAGTCACCTTATCGCTCAATGAATCTTGCGGTACATTTTGCAAGGCTTTGTACAGATAGCCGGTTTTAACGGCGTATGATGCGCCTTCTGTCTGGGTTTGTTTACCTGATACGATACCGATGATGCTACCCTTGCTATTAACCAGCGGACCACCACTATTACCTGGGTTAACCGGGATAGACACGCGATAAGCGGCAGAATCGCCCTGGTAGCCGTTGGCCGAGCTCAGGTAACCCTGATCAACAACCGGCGAATCACCTTCTGAGTAACCGATGGTATAAACACGCTCGCCCAGATCTGATTTTGATTTTTTGAAGCTGTAAGGCAGCGCAGGCAAACCTTTAAATGAGCTATCATCAATTTTCAGGATGGCCACATCATATTGCGGTTCGGTATAAACCACTTTTACGCGATATGAATCACCTGAAGCAGTTTGCACATAAACTGAGTCATAACGGCTGCCAATTACGTGGTAGTTAGTTACAATATAACCGTCGCTTGATAGCGCAAAGCCAGAACCTTTATAGTTGCCCGGCAGCATGTGTTTTTTAGGGCTGCCATTAATTTGTCGTTGCAGCGCGTTGGTTTTTAAGTTCAGTTGTGCAGTTGATTGCTTAACGCGTCCAATCTCTTCGCGCAGCTCGCGATATTTAGGCTGACCACCAAAGTAACCTGTAAAGAACATAGTTGCCAGCATGGCAAAAATAGCGATAGACGCAGCTACCGAGATCTTTGAATGGTGCTGACGCCACATGCGCACCACCCATGATGGATGCGAAGTCATCTCCTCTACCAGCTCATGTACATCAATCTCGGCATGAATGGCATTCAGGCGGTCTACCAGTTCAACACGCTCGCGGTATTGTTTCAGTATGCCCAAAAACTGCTGATGCTCGGCAATTTTCATGTCTATATCAGCATCCTCGCGGCGCAATTCATCAAAGCGGGCAAGTTCTTCCTTATCCATCTGGCCGCTCAGGTAGCGTTCAATAGCCTCGGTCAACTGATTGTTTGTCATCATCTCTTTTATTCTATTTCTGCTGAAAGAACAATTTCTTCAGCCTTTGCAGGCATTTGTATTTTTGAGTTTTGGCGTTATCCGCATTGGTATATCCAAATTTCTCACAGATCTCCTGCATAGATCTGTCGTTTATATAAAAGTCTTCTATAATAGTTTTGCAAGGCTCGCCCAGCAAAGCCAATGAATTTTTCATTCTGCCAAACTGTATATCGCGCTCGCTGTGTTGATCGATATCTTCTTCCTCCGCAGGTAAAAAATCCTGAAAGTCATGAACATCACCGCCGTAGCGGCTCATCTGTGCCAGCCTTTTGAGCCACAACCGGCGACAAACCGAATAAATAAAAGTTTTCAGTTTGCTGCTCAGCTCAAAATTGCCGGCTTTCACCTTATTATAAAGAACAATAATTGCCTCCTGATAAATGTCCTTTGCGTCGTCGGCAGTGCCGTTATTATTAACGATCAATTGGAGCACCATCGGAAAGTAAGCGACATACAGCCGTCTGAGCACTGTATCAGAATTATTCAATATCCCGAGTATCACCTCGCTATCTGTTGGCACAGAACTGTTTACCTCTTTACTCACCCTTAATACTTTTTACTAAAAATTGTAACCCATAAATAACAAAAAAAATTAAATCGGCCGCCGGCTTTTACGTCAGAACAACAAATATTAGTTAACAATGCAGCTACAATAATGATCAACCTGTACACTAAAACAACCGTAACTAGCTGTATATTTTATAGTTAAAACCACATCGGCACAATTATTGGTTGCAGCTAACATGAACTTTAAATTAACATCACTATGAAAAACGCATTTAAAACCATGAGCATTGCGCTGGCATTATCGGCGGCGCTATGTGCCTGCAATGGCAACGGCAACAAAAGTACAACAGATTCTAGTAATGTAGAATCCACAACCCGAAGCACCACCGATACAACTGTTAAAACAGACACCATGGTAGCCCGTGATACCAACACTTTAAATCCGGACACCAGCAAAGTGCCCACCTCCGGTAAGCCAGACACCTTAAAAAAAACCGTTACTAAGACCACTGTGGTTAAGAAAACGGTGACTCAAAAACCTTGATTTGTTAATTTTTTAACGTTTTTGATACAAATCGAAAAACTTTTTAAAAAAGTTGGGTTACCTTTCTATATTTGCCGGTATTAAGGCTAAATATTAATCACACTTAAAAAAATTAAAAAATGAAAAACGCATTCAAATTCGGCTTTTTAGCTCTGTTCGCTTCTTTAACTATCGCTGCTTGTTCAGGTTCAGGTAAAGGTTCTGCTGCTGATTCAGCTAAAGCTGACTCTGCTAAAGTTGACACTGCTAAAGCTGATTCAGCTGCTGCTAAAGCTGACACTGCTGCTGCTAAAGCTGATACTGCAAAAGCTAAAGCTGACACTGCGAAAAAAATGTAATTCTTCTTCTCTAGAAGTAAATTATTTGAAAGCCCCGGTTTATCCGGGGTTTTCTGTTTTACAGCCCTTTGCGGTTTCCTTCTTTAAATGCGTGTTAAATAACTTTTATTTTTTTTAAAGGATGCCGGGTTACCTTTTAAAAAAGCAAGTATTAAGACTAAACTTTCACACTTAACTAAAAAAGAAACAAAATGAAAAATGCATTCAAATTCGGCTTTGTAGCTCTGGCTCTTTCTATGACAATTGCTGCTTGTGGTGGTTCAGGTAAAGGTTCAGCTGCAGATACTGCCGCTAAAGCTGCTGACTCTGCTGCTGTTAAAGCTGACACTGCTGCTGCTAAAGCTGATACCGCTGCTGCTAAAGCTGACACTGCTGCTGCTAAAGCCGCTAAAGCTGATACTGCGAAAAAAATGTAATATCTCGCTATATAAAAGCAAGAAAGGCCGTTTGAGAATCTCAGACGGCCTTTTCTTTTTTGGATCTATATTCGATTGACTATTCTGAATAGACACTTTGAATTTTATCACGCAGGTTATAGCCCGATGCCATTACCTCACCATAAGCGCCAGCCGTGCGGATACTAATCAAATCGCCACGGAATGACTCTGGTAATTCTACATCTTTCCTGAAACAATCGGTACTCTCGCAGATTGGGCCCACTACATCATATTTAATATGCGATCCTTCGGATGCTTTGCTCAG
This region of Mucilaginibacter yixingensis genomic DNA includes:
- a CDS encoding RNA polymerase sigma factor, with translation MSKEVNSSVPTDSEVILGILNNSDTVLRRLYVAYFPMVLQLIVNNNGTADDAKDIYQEAIIVLYNKVKAGNFELSSKLKTFIYSVCRRLWLKRLAQMSRYGGDVHDFQDFLPAEEEDIDQHSERDIQFGRMKNSLALLGEPCKTIIEDFYINDRSMQEICEKFGYTNADNAKTQKYKCLQRLKKLFFQQK
- a CDS encoding S1C family serine protease; translation: MMTNNQLTEAIERYLSGQMDKEELARFDELRREDADIDMKIAEHQQFLGILKQYRERVELVDRLNAIHAEIDVHELVEEMTSHPSWVVRMWRQHHSKISVAASIAIFAMLATMFFTGYFGGQPKYRELREEIGRVKQSTAQLNLKTNALQRQINGSPKKHMLPGNYKGSGFALSSDGYIVTNYHVIGSRYDSVYVQTASGDSYRVKVVYTEPQYDVAILKIDDSSFKGLPALPYSFKKSKSDLGERVYTIGYSEGDSPVVDQGYLSSANGYQGDSAAYRVSIPVNPGNSGGPLVNSKGSIIGIVSGKQTQTEGASYAVKTGYLYKALQNVPQDSLSDKVTMSNKNTLSNLNRVQQIKKLQNYVFMVRVY
- a CDS encoding NADH-quinone oxidoreductase subunit D; amino-acid sequence: MVLNMGPQHPSTHGVLRLELITDGEIVKEVIPHIGYLHRCFEKHAESLTYQQTIPFTDRLDYLASMNNSHIWVMGVEKMLGIDKEIPKRIEYIRVLVCELNRIASHLIAIGTYGIDIGAFTPFLWCFRDREHIMGMLEWASGSRMLYNYIWVGGLFYDLPVGFEERCREFIDYFKPKMVELNGLLTNNEIFIKRTANVGVLPMDVAINYGCSGPMLRGSGLKWDLRRIDGYSVYPELEFDVPIGKGEMGALGDCWDRYKVRVEEIEQSVHIVEQCLDRLQKELKRTPDFDPRAKMPKKLVPKPQDYYVRGEGAKGELGFYFMHQKNEEGRDTEIPFRVKSRGPSFCNLSVLPAISKNVMIADLIAIIGSIDFVLGEVDR